From a single Streptomyces liliifuscus genomic region:
- a CDS encoding phage tail tube protein, which yields MAVTTTNLIMGPGTLYIGAFGATEPLDTVVNATPAASSWTDLGGTQDGAKLTIDQTYTDLDVDQIVDVPGARLTKRLFTIETNLAEPTLENLKYLLNDGTAASGSGYKSFEPIYASSATQPTYRAAILDGYAPGQLRRRFIIRKVLSSDKVESTYKKDGQTLFTVKWSGFYVSSVIAPFKLIDESA from the coding sequence ATGGCGGTCACCACCACCAACTTGATCATGGGTCCGGGGACCCTCTACATCGGGGCGTTCGGCGCCACCGAACCACTCGACACCGTCGTCAACGCCACGCCCGCCGCATCGTCGTGGACAGACCTCGGCGGCACCCAGGACGGCGCCAAGCTCACCATCGACCAGACGTACACCGACCTCGACGTCGACCAGATCGTCGACGTGCCCGGCGCGCGCCTCACCAAGCGGCTGTTCACCATCGAGACGAACCTCGCCGAGCCCACGCTGGAGAACCTCAAGTACCTCCTCAACGACGGCACCGCCGCGTCCGGGTCGGGCTACAAGAGCTTCGAACCGATCTACGCCAGCTCGGCGACACAGCCCACCTACCGGGCGGCGATCCTCGACGGCTACGCACCCGGCCAGCTCCGCCGCCGCTTCATCATCCGCAAGGTGCTCTCCAGCGACAAGGTCGAGTCCACCTACAAGAAGGACGGCCAGACCCTCTTCACCGTCAAGTGGTCGGGCTTCTACGTGTCCTCCGTCATCGCCCCCTTCAAGCTCATCGACGAATCCGCCTAG
- a CDS encoding phage major capsid protein, giving the protein MRPTRAPVFALPEPGSILGYRKDGRPIYHIAGAASTDIIDSWIPIEWDSEVIQRIQRESAIEQLGYRVPMGSATKRILRSAGLTVTAGTTYTDDTSTNDYITLTARRLIAKFTVDEDDLSDAATVVDTIRIKGMDWAISYADSFDNACLGVSAAENGSTVPFTSAYKSLRTTNSATGYTADDNYVTWDDDLIAIPSTPLGTSLYERLSTAFKKVETGQFWSQADQFVIAAPGWRDALRLCTDNQGRPIFQPASGSTPDSLFGAPITWSRGAKVSATMLGAPGGNDLLLFGNKSYLKKGERSQPESLVDQARAQDNTDDTAVKFRVRRAFQLAHEKAFSIVERITD; this is encoded by the coding sequence ATGCGCCCGACGCGCGCCCCTGTATTCGCTCTCCCGGAGCCGGGCTCGATCCTCGGCTACCGCAAGGACGGGCGGCCGATCTACCACATCGCCGGTGCCGCGAGCACCGACATCATCGACTCCTGGATCCCCATCGAGTGGGACTCCGAGGTCATTCAGCGCATTCAGCGCGAGTCCGCGATCGAACAGCTCGGCTACCGCGTCCCCATGGGCTCGGCGACGAAGCGCATCCTGCGCTCCGCGGGCCTCACCGTGACGGCGGGTACGACGTACACCGACGACACGTCGACGAACGATTACATCACCCTCACCGCCCGGCGCCTGATCGCGAAGTTCACCGTCGACGAGGACGACCTGTCCGACGCCGCGACGGTCGTCGACACGATCCGCATCAAGGGCATGGACTGGGCGATCTCCTACGCCGACTCCTTCGACAACGCGTGCCTCGGCGTCTCCGCCGCGGAGAACGGCTCGACCGTCCCGTTCACCTCCGCGTACAAGTCGCTGCGCACCACCAACTCGGCGACCGGCTACACCGCCGACGACAACTACGTGACGTGGGACGACGACCTGATCGCCATCCCGTCCACGCCACTCGGAACCAGCCTGTACGAGCGGCTGTCCACCGCCTTCAAGAAGGTGGAGACCGGCCAGTTCTGGTCGCAGGCCGACCAGTTCGTCATCGCCGCCCCCGGCTGGCGCGACGCCCTCCGCCTGTGCACCGACAACCAGGGCCGCCCCATCTTCCAGCCGGCCTCCGGCTCCACCCCGGACAGCCTGTTCGGCGCCCCCATCACCTGGTCCCGCGGCGCCAAGGTGTCGGCGACCATGCTCGGCGCGCCCGGCGGCAACGACCTGCTGCTCTTCGGCAACAAGTCGTACCTGAAGAAGGGCGAGCGGTCCCAGCCCGAGTCGCTCGTCGACCAGGCCCGCGCGCAGGACAACACCGACGACACCGCCGTCAAGTTCCGTGTCCGCCGGGCGTTCCAGCTGGCGCACGAGAAGGCGTTCTCCATCGTCGAGCGCATCACCGACTAG
- a CDS encoding HK97 gp10 family phage protein has translation MGADYRIVVNHGWQGWVRNSVTRYLEKLGREIQSDMERMAPVRTGRLRAGMYHEVNRGELRVGVRNVPYWSTVEFGSGPHIIKPNTKKALHWPGARHPVNQVLHPGTPAQPFMRVALYKRRGRL, from the coding sequence ATGGGTGCTGACTACCGCATTGTCGTGAACCACGGCTGGCAGGGCTGGGTCCGCAACTCCGTCACCCGCTACCTCGAAAAGCTGGGCCGCGAAATCCAGTCCGACATGGAGCGCATGGCCCCCGTGCGCACCGGCCGCCTGCGTGCCGGGATGTATCACGAGGTGAACCGCGGCGAGCTGCGGGTCGGCGTCCGCAACGTGCCCTACTGGTCGACGGTCGAGTTCGGATCCGGCCCGCACATCATCAAACCGAACACAAAGAAGGCCCTGCACTGGCCTGGCGCCCGGCACCCGGTGAACCAGGTTCTCCACCCCGGCACGCCCGCGCAGCCGTTCATGCGAGTTGCCCTTTACAAGCGGCGGGGGAGGCTCTAG
- a CDS encoding SAP domain-containing protein, protein MDYGQMTTPQLQAECKRRGLPSGRVKAELVERLTDADAQGAPPEGTEGADVAGGDMATVVLSDGEQVPQPDVTVEAQPDLLPPTPEPFDTHDPKPAAPSSFRRTWQLGPGGLDEATHAELRRQTRDAAIAAGHTTRGDAYRVGTTADGEVYEINVRRRS, encoded by the coding sequence ATGGACTACGGGCAGATGACGACGCCGCAACTGCAAGCGGAGTGCAAGAGGCGAGGCCTGCCGTCCGGCCGCGTCAAAGCCGAACTCGTGGAGCGCCTCACCGACGCCGACGCCCAGGGTGCGCCGCCGGAAGGCACCGAAGGCGCGGACGTGGCGGGTGGCGATATGGCCACCGTCGTCCTCAGCGACGGCGAGCAGGTGCCGCAGCCGGACGTCACCGTTGAAGCCCAGCCCGACCTGCTCCCGCCGACCCCGGAACCGTTCGACACGCATGACCCCAAGCCGGCCGCCCCGTCGTCGTTCCGCCGGACCTGGCAGCTCGGACCCGGAGGCCTTGACGAGGCGACGCACGCCGAACTAAGGCGTCAGACCCGCGACGCCGCAATCGCCGCCGGTCACACCACTCGCGGCGACGCCTACCGGGTCGGCACCACCGCCGACGGTGAGGTGTACGAGATCAACGTGCGGAGGCGGTCCTGA